The nucleotide window CCCTTCTTGTTTCGAAACATACAGGGGCGTATCGACTTTTTGCATAAGCGCTTCTGTTGAACTAGCGCTCTCAAGAAATAACAATAGGAGAAGGCATCTGAACGCCGGCGGCGAAGCTTATTATTTTTATTCCTCGCCAGGCATTGCTTGAAGGGTGGCACAAATACTTTGAGTTAGCGTTTGTGTTGGACGCACTGTATAACAAACATGTTATGTTTTCAAATGATTTTGTGATTAAATTTTCCCCATATTTATCAAATAGCTGAGTGGCCTTGGTCATAAAATAAACTAAAATAGTCGATTTTTGGGCTTTTTATGATAAAATCGCAGGCTGAAAAAAGGACGGACATGAGCCATTTAGTGCACAACCATAACAATAATCCCCGTCAGTGCCTGGGGGTGAACCTTCGCACCTTGATGCGCCACCACGGCATCGGCATCAATAATCTTGCGCAAGACCTAAGCCTGCCCGTGATGACCATCCGCCGCTTAATGTCCGGCGAAACCGAAGACCCACGCATTCACACACTCAAACTGTTCGCCGATTATTTTGAAGTCTCTATCGACACACTGATCCACCAATGTTTGGATTGCCGCTCACAAACCCTCAAAACCAAACCGCAACACGTGCCGATTTTGGATTGGGAAATGGTCGAAAGAGCTCGCGATATTCGCACGCTCGATTTAACAGACTGGGAACGCTGGCAAGCCATTAGCCGCAAGCTGGATAACAAGCTCGGCGACCACACTTTCGCATTGGAAAGCCGGCCTGCCATGTACCCGCGCTACCCGCAAAATACCCTATTTATCATCGACCCGGATGTTGAGCCTATTGATGACGACACCGTGCTGGTTCGCCTTAATAACGGTGAAGTTGTCCTGCGTGAGCTTTTGATCCACTCGGGTAAAAAACAGTTACGAAGCCTCGACAACGAGCAAACGATATTAGCGTTCAACCCCGATGGACATAAAATTATCGGCGTTGACGTGTTAACCATTTTCTTCAAACGCAAACTCAGAGATGAATAGTGTGCTACACTCAGTGGCACAACAACGAGCATAAACCATGGCCAAAACCATAAAACCTATCAGTGTGATTCCCGACATCGACGAGCATTATCCCGATGTTCTACAAGGTGTTCGAAAGGAGCAAAAACGCTTTGCCACACACGATGAAAGCACGCAGCACTCGCCCAAAGATCGAGACCCCGTGCAAGAGCAAGGCCTTGCTCAGGGCATGCCACAGCACCCTTTACTTGGCGGTCAAAAACTTGCCGGCACTTTTCCGGATGATATGGAAGCCACTCCACTGGCTTCAGAGAACCCAGAAGCGCGAGAAAAGCTTGAATTGAGACTGCGACAAAAGCTTGAACTCCAACAACGGCTACAGGCTCAACATCAACAAACTATCAGCTTTAACCGAGGCTAAGCATGTCACTTGCCCAAGCCATTTTGTTCGGCCAACTTGAAGACATTAAACCCCTAGTTTCCGAGCACACCGACCTCGACGACTACGATGAATATGGCTACACGCCCCTGATCGAAGCCATCATCGCCAACAAAGCTGATATGCTTGAGTACCTTTTAAGCTTTAAACCGAATATTGAATTTGCCGACACCACAGGCCGCACACCTTTGCACTGGGCAGTGGACAATGAAAACGAAGTGATTGTCGAGCAGCTTTTAAAGCACGGCGCCAACCCAAACAGCTACACCACACACAGCATGCCCGCTGGCACGATGGCCTACTTGCGTGATAACCAACACTTACTTTTTTTACTGAAAAGCTACGGCCTAGACTTAGAGTTTATAAAAGATTATGTGCAAACCAAATTACTCGCGCATCGCTATCAGCTCAAAGGCAAAGTGGATATCGTCAGCACCAGCAAACGCTATTGCGAAGTGAACCTCGAAGGCTTTATTCTAGAGTCCACGGTGGCGATCATTTACCACTCGTTTCGCCATTTTGTGCATCACTTTGCCGGTCGTGAATTTCATAGGCTGCGCGATAAAGCCAAAACGTTATTGCACGCCTTTGAGCGCACGATGACGCTCATGAAATTCCAACACTACTGGGTTGATCCCACGCAACATCGCACGCAGATTGAAAGTTTGATTCAACAAAACATTGTGTTACTGCCCGTGGCTTACCACGGACACGCTGTGTGTTTTTTACGCGCGGGGCGGTTGCTGGCCAAATGTGACCGTGGTGAATACGGCCGAAAAAATGCCAGCCTTACCCTCTATCGCATGAAACCCAAAGCCCGTTTTGATTTCAGCCTGATCAACACCCTCTTTTTTTCTGAAACCAGCGAAGACTATGTGCACAAAGGCTTAAACCAAGCGCTGGGCTTGCAAGAAATGATTGTGCTGGACATGCCACCGCAAATCACGGGCAATTGCTCATGGGCGAATATTGAAGGCATTATCCCAGCCGGTTTGTTTTTATTGCTATCGCAAGACCATGAATACAGCCTAGAAGAATGTGAGCGCTTATCACTCGAATTTTTTAAGCGCTGGCAACACTTCGACCAACGCCGCGCCGTGGATGATATTATCGATCGTTTTTTTCAAGCAGACAAAAATAAGGCACGACAAGCCTCTCTTGCCGCCCTCTTAGCCTGTGTGTTATTTCAGTATTGCAATATAGAACGCAAAGATGATGTCGCACTGGCCGAAAAAATCGGCCGTGTGTTTCAAAGCAGGGATTACCGCTACATTTTGCGCGCGTACTTAGATGTGTACCAACGCAAACACCACAAAGCCAGCGGCGAGCGATTTAGCGAAGTGTTGGCAATCGTCGGTCTTCAGGAGTAGTTGCACGGCCTTCAGAAGCAGCAGAAGCAGGGCTTGTGCTTCGTCGAGCCATGGGTACACTTCTACCATCACCAACCACACCAAAGCGCTGTAAAAGCTCGCACCGAGAATTGGGAGCCATCATCGATGAATCACCAAGTTGCACATGCTCAGCATTGTATTTTAACCGCGTAGGCTGCAAATGATGCTCAAAACTGCTTTTAGTTTTGTTGACAGTAAAAGATACACTGGCGCTGACAAAGGCAGAGCTCCCGCTTTGCAAAATACGCTCTCTAGCCTCATTCGTATTCTTCACGGGATCTGTTTGAAAAAGCTTTTTACTATCTTCTGTAAGCATAACAACAGAGAAGTCATCCTTAAAAAACCCTAAAATATGACATGAATAGTTAAAAACATAATTGCCATCATCGTCCAAATCAACATGAATTTTGGGCTTAAGAATAAGGGGCTTCGCATCTGGGTAATTTTTTAAGCGGCAGTGCTCCATTAGAAAAACACTAATACCACCACCTAAGACCTGTGTTCCGTAACGTCCCATTACCTCAAAAAATTCACCCATTCTGGAGCCAGGAAATTCTTCCTGACCGAACTTAGAAGATAACTCTACAAGCGCTCTATTAGCATCCATATTGAATTCATGAGACGATATTTTAGCGGTTGCACGAACACGCAAGGCAGCATTGAGGCTCTTATCAAAGCGCTGTTCTATGTTTTCTCTGCTCATTTTTTAACCGTTATTGTTGTTAGATGCGCACATTATACCCACGAAAGCTTAAGGAATTCTTAACAAAAACGACCCGACTGGTCTGTAATTCATTGTTTTATAGGGTTTTTTTGCCTAAATTTTGGCGGGCAAAATTTGTACAGTAAAAACAAGGCGATAGAGGCGCCCTGCAGAGAGCTCAAAGCAAAAGTAGCCTGGGTTGAAATGCGAAGCATTGAAAACCCGGGTTTAAACCTTCCCGGATTATCACGCCTTCGGCGTTCAACCCAGGCTACATTTTATGGCTAATGTCATTGCGAGCAAACGACAGTGAGCGCGGCAATCTGGCTCATTAACCTGGAGATTGCTTCGTCGCTACGCTCCTCGCAAAGACGGTTGCTACACACGAAACAAACGCAACTTGGATTGAGCGAAGCGATAACCCGGGGAGAAATAAAACCTAATCCAACAAAGCGATCGCTTCGACTTCAACCAGCGCGCCTTTGGGCAAACGTGACACTTCCACCATGGCGCGTGCGGGAAACGGCTTTTCGAACAACTCAACCATGATGTCGTTAAAGGTTTTGGCGTGATTGAGGTCTGTGACAAATACCGTGAGCTTCATCAAATCAATCACACGACCACCGGCCGCTTCAATGACCGCCTCAATATTTTTAAACACTTGCCGTGTTTGTGTATCGAAATCACCCGAAAGGGTTTCATCACCCGGTTTCAAACCGATTTGGCCTGAAATAAATAACAAGCCATTGGCCAAAATCGCTTGCGAATAGCTGCCAAGGGCTTCTGGGGCGGTGTTGGTTTTAATCACGTGTTTCATAAGTACCTCTCTAATCTGACTGTTTTTTACGATAAATTTTTTCCACGGCCGCTATTTGTCGAATACGACGAATCACTTGTGCCAAGTGAGTACGATCATCGACCGTAATCACTAAAGCAATTTGCACGAAACGCTCATCACGATCGCGCGTTTGAATCGCATGAATACTGCTTTCCGCGCCTGCCACAGCGCCCGTTAACGCGGCGAGCGCGCCGCGCTGATCTTCGACCAAAATAATCAACGCCACTTCAAATTGCTGATCGAGCTCGGCTTCCCAACGTAGCGGCATGCATTTATCTGAATGATTTTGCATAAAACTATTGAGTGTGTCGCAATCTTCACGGTGCACGACAATACCGCGCCCTGACGTCAAAACACCCAAAACCGGATCACCAGGAATCGGATAACAACATTTAGCAAAGCGTACAGCCATGCCTTCTGTGCCGCGAATGGCTAAGGTTTTATCCGCCGCCTCGCCAACCTGCAATTCGAGCGCCTCAGGCTCTGCACCCACTAAACGCTGGGCTAAAATCGGCGCCATTTGGTTACCCAAACCAATCGCTTCGAACAAATCATCTTCCGTTTCAAGCTCCAAGGCTTGAATTAAACGAGTAATTTGTAGCGTATCGAGTTTTTCTAACGTGGTGGAATATTGCAACAAGGCTTGATCCAACATGCGCTGACCAAGTTGAATCGACTCTTCGCGCTGCTGCGTTTTTAAATAATGGCGAATATTACTGCGCGCTTTACCGGTGACCACAAAGTTCAACCATGCAGGGTTCGGCCTCGCACCCGGTGCGCAAACGATTTCCACGCGCTGGCCATTTTTTAAAGCCGTACTTAAGGGCGATAAACGTCGATCAATTTTCACGGCAATACAACTATTGCCCACATCCGAATGCACCGCATAGGCAAAATCCACCGCGGTGGCGCCAGCCGGCAATTCTAAAATATCGCCCTTAGGCGTGAACACATACACTTCGTCTGGAAACAGTTCGATCTTCACGTTTTCGATAAACTCGATCGAGTTGCCTGTGCTTTCTTGAATATCTAAAATGCCTTTAATCCAGTTGCGCGCACGCAGTTGCGCCTCGTCAGCCGCTTCACCTTTTTCTTTATACAGCCAGTGTGAAGCAATACCATTTTCCGCCACATTTTGCATATCTTCTGTGCGAATCTGGATTTCAATGGGCAAACCGTAAGGACCAAACAACGTCGTGTGCAAGGATTGATAGCCGTTAGCTTTAGGAATCGCAATATAGTCTTTAAAACGCTCCGGGACGGGTTTATAGAGATTATGCACCGAGCCTAACACGCGATAACACAAATCCACACTTTTCACGACAATACGAAACGCATACACATCCATGATTTCATTCAAGTGCAGATGTTTTTCTTTCATCTTGCGATAAATACTGAACAAGCTTTTTTCGCGGCCCATGAGCTTGTATTCAGAAATGCCGACATCACTGAGTACTTTATCCAACGCAGCTTCAATCGAACGAATCACCTCTTTTCGATTACCGCGTGCTTTTTTCACCGCGGCCATGAGCACCTTTGAGCGCAAAGGGTGCAAGGCTTTAAACCCTAAGTTTTGCAGCTCATCACGAAAACCCCGCATACCTAAGCGGTTAGCGATGGGCGCGTAAATTTCTAAGGTTTCTTTGGCAATACGTCGGCGCTTGTGCGGTGGCAAGTGACCCAAGGTGCGCATATTGTGCAAGCGATCAGCCAGCTTGATGAGAATCACTCGAATATCGCTCGCCATGGCAAGCATCATTTTACGGAAATTTGCGGCTTGCGCTTCGGCTTTGGTTTTAAAATCAAACTGCGTAAGCTTACTCACGCCATCGACCAAGTTACCGACCTGCTCGCCAAAACGCTCAATAATTTGTTGCTTGCTGAACTCCGTGTCTTCGATGACATCGTGCAATAAAGCCGCCATCACGGTTTCGGCATCGAAATGCATATTGGCCAGAATCGTAGCGACGGCCACAGGGTGTGTGATATAAGGCTCACCCGAGCTTCGGGTCTGCGGCGCGTGAGCTTCTTCAGCCAACAAAAAAGCCTGGCGGACTTTTTCTACCTCATGTTCGGGCAGATAGGTCGCAAGGCTTTGTTCTAATGGCGAAAATAGAGGCTCCATGGTGCCCAACGGGTTGTTTAATCAACCTTTATTGTGCACTATCTTCCTCTAAATCTAAAGTAATTGTTTCTTCCATTTGTTGCTCATGAAGAGTGTCTTCGTAGGCATTCAAATGACCAGTGGCAATTTCACGCAAAGCCACCACAGTGGGCTTGTCATTATCCCAATCCACTTTAGGCACAGCACCTTTGGAAATTTGGCGCGCACGACGAGCGGCAGCCAAGACCAAATCAAAACGATTAGGGATTTCTTTTAAACAATCTTCAACGGTCAAACGGGCCATTGATGGTCTCCTCTATACAGAAGGTCGCGATTATGCCATAGCTTGACGAGCCTGGCAATTGGGCATTATCAAGACCGCCATCCTGGATTGCGCACGCTCGCTGTCTTGGGCGAGGGTTTTTCTTGCGCAGGGCCTCTGAAGGGAGCGGCCATGGATGGCGAAAAGCGTCTCTGCGCAAGAGAAACGGGAGACCAAGAAGAAGCGAGCAAATAAAAACACTCCTGAGTCCCAAAAGACAGGCGAAAAAATCGAGGATTGCAGATAAAAACGCTAAGATGTGAACGACTGCAACAAAGCGGCCAAGCGTTTTTCTTGCTCAGGCTGGCGGCAGTGCTCCGCGCGCACAATCGAGCGCAAATCCGACAAGGCCACTTCAAACTGATCATTCACCACCAAGTAATCGTACTCAGCATGATAGCCAATCTCTTGTGCCGCCAATGCCAAGCGTTTATTGATCACTGCCACACTATCCTGACCACGCGATTCTAAACGCTCACGCAACGCGCCTTGATCTGGCGGCAAAATGAATATACTCACCGCATTCGGAAAGGCTTGGCGGACTTGACGCGCCCCCTGCCATTCGATTTCTAAAATGACATCGCGCCCTTGTGCCAAGCGATCAGCCACCGCTTTTTTTGAGGTACCATAGTGATAATCGTAGACCTGCGCATGCTCTAAAAAATCTCCCTCAGCGAGCATAGACTCAAACGTCGCATCATCCACAAAATGATAATTCACACCGTTAATTTCACCGGGGCGCGCGGGCCGCGTGGTGTGAGAAACAGAAACTGAAATGTGCGACAATGATTCCACCATGCCTTTCACCAAGCTGGTTTTACCCGTACCGGAGGGCGCAGAAATAATAAACAAGGTTCCCATTACGCCTTTCCCTCAATCTTTTTGATGGTTGCCGTGGTCGAAACCCCTTCAACCAAACCTAACACTTTCACTTCACCACCGTAGGCCTTCACGATATCTGCACCCACAACGGCTTCGATACCGTAATCACCGCCCTTCACCAAAACATCGGGTTTTATCTGTTCCAATAAACGACACGGGGTTTCATCAGCAAACGGCACCACCCAATCCACCGACTTCAAGCCGGCCAGCACCGCCATGCGGCGTGACAAAGTATTCACCGGGCGGCTCGGGCCTTTATTGGCCGAAACCGATTCATCGGTGTTCACCGCCACAATCAAACGTGCACCTTGTTTGCGCGCCTCAGTTAAATAATTGACATGGCCTTCGTGCAAAATATCAAAACATCCATTCGTAAAGACTATTTTCTCACCTTTACCGCGCGCTTTTGCGACAGCGAGCCCCAGCTGCTCTTCATTCACAATGCCATGCAGAGCCGCCTCATCGGGCAACAACGCTGCTTTTAGTTCTGGCAAGCTCACGGAGGCTGCACCCATGCGTCCCACCACAATACCTGCGGCAGTGTTCGCGCAATGCATCGCATCCACATACGGCAAGCCCGCCGCGACACACACGGCTAAAGTGGCAATCACCGTATCACCCGCCCCTGTCACATCAAACACATCGCGTGCTTGGGTGGGAATATGCGTGGCTTCATTGGCTTCAATCAAGCTCATGCCGTGTTCACTGCGCGTGACCAACATCGCTTGAAAATCGCAAGCTTTCATTAATGCTCTAGCCTTCAAAGCAATCGCCTGCTCATCCTCGCACTGGCCTACGGCATATTCAAACTCTTGGCGATTGGGTGTTAGCAAAGTTGCGCCACGGTAATCCGAAAAATCTTGGCTCTTGGGATCAACTAACACAGGTTTGTTCGCTTTTTTCGCCAGCGCAATAAAATGTGGTGCATTGTACAACGTGCCTTTTGCGTAATCGGATAAAATCACCACGTCACAGTGAGCTAGCGCTTTTATGTAAGCGCTCTCAAAAGCCTCGCGCTCCACAAAGCCCGCCCAATTTTCCTCAAAATCGCAACGTAACAGCTGTTGATGACGACTCAAAACACGCAGCTTGGTGATGGTGGGCTGTGCGTGATTCACATGAAGCTCTGTGGCAACACCCGCAGCTTGCAGCTTGGCATCCAGCTTACGACCCGCCTCATCATTACCGATCACACCCAGCAAACGCACGCTTGCACCCAATGACGCCGCGTTTAACGCCACGTTACCCGCCCCGCCCGGACGATCCTCCACTTCATTCACTTTAACGACAGGCACCGGGGCTTCCGGTGAGACGCGCGACACCGGGCCGTACCAATAACGATCCAACATCACATCACCGACAATAAGCACTTTGGCCTTTAAAAACTTGGCATCCTGAATGACTGTCACGGGCAGATCTCCTGTTTGCGGCAGTATATCATCGGATATTGAAGCTGGCGAGCCAGACACTCAATGAGTAAACCCAGAGCCCTTAAAAGCACGCCCGAACATTCGACCGTAAATGCGCTGGATTAATCGTGCCCACAATCACACTCGTGATGGCAGAAAAAGCGGACAAAAATTGAAAAATTTCTGCCGGGGTAAGCCGTTGATCACCCGCATAAGCATGCCCTGAAGCAAAGGCTTTCTTGATCAACACCGCTTTGCCCAAGCGTTCTGCCAAAGGCAATAAGCTCTCACACTCACGATCGAACGGGTTTAACGTGATCATGGCCGCATCAGCATATTTCAAGGTCAGCTCGCCGCCTTTCACCGTTTTAACCGACATACCAAAAGTTTTAATCAGTCCGTTTTGCTTTAGCTTGGACAACGTACCAAACACATCGTCCTCTTCGATCAGCCTTGCATCATCACCGTTCGAATGAATCAAAAGCATATCAATCACATCCGTGCTCAAACGTTTCAAGCTGCGTTTTACACTGTCTTCGATTGCCCCAGCAGAGAAATCAAACGTCGATTCACCGTTTTCAAAGTTTTCACCGGCTTTGCTGATAATCACCCAATCATCACGCTGGCCTTTTAGCAACTGACCCAAACGAGCCTCACTCTGACCATAGGCTGGCGCGGTATCGATAACATTCACGCCTAAGTCTTTTGTCAGCGCAATCAGATCAGCGGCTTCTTTATCACTTGGAATCTTGAAAGAGGCTGGGTACTTCACGCCTTGGTCACGCCCAAGCTTGACGGTACCCAAGCCAATATATGACAAAGCGCGATCTATCCCCGAAACCGCTTGGTACTTCATACGCGCTCCCAAATGGCTTTAGCGACCTGCGCTTTTGGCCAATCGGTCAAATGATCTAAACCCGACGCAGGGTGTTCGCTGGGCTTTAAATGTTGCATCACCTCATTAGCCACCATGGGTGCAAACGCAAGCTTTGTGGGCCAGACCACCGTCACATCGCCAAAATTTTTCACATAAGGCAAATCGGGGCGCGACCCATCAGGCTGCCAAGCTTCAGCGCGATCCACCATAAAGCTATCAAAACGCAGGTGCTCAAAGCCCAACCAAGGAAACCCTTTTTTCAAGGCTTTTAACACACACGCTCGATGCTTTTCGGGTGGCTGCTTAGCACCCTTTTCAGCCACCTCGCCGCCGATGTACCACACCCATTCATCGTTTTCATTTTTATGCGAGGTTATGGTGATCGCAGGCTTATTACCTTTGGCAAAACAATGGGCGTAAACAGGCGTAATGCCGTCAAAGGTGATCAAGGCCATACGCAGCGGTCTTCGCTGCATGGGTGAATGTACCACGCGTGTGTGCAGAATTAAGGCTTCATTCTGCTCGCCCGTAGCCAACACATAATTATCGGCCTGAAGATGAAACACTTTTTCACCGTGCACCACATCGATGCTTTGAATTTTATGTTGAGACACTTTAATTGAAGTGTGCGAACGTGGCGCACTTAA belongs to Gammaproteobacteria bacterium CG11_big_fil_rev_8_21_14_0_20_46_22 and includes:
- a CDS encoding peptidase S24 encodes the protein MIKSQAEKRTDMSHLVHNHNNNPRQCLGVNLRTLMRHHGIGINNLAQDLSLPVMTIRRLMSGETEDPRIHTLKLFADYFEVSIDTLIHQCLDCRSQTLKTKPQHVPILDWEMVERARDIRTLDLTDWERWQAISRKLDNKLGDHTFALESRPAMYPRYPQNTLFIIDPDVEPIDDDTVLVRLNNGEVVLRELLIHSGKKQLRSLDNEQTILAFNPDGHKIIGVDVLTIFFKRKLRDE
- a CDS encoding reactive intermediate/imine deaminase; amino-acid sequence: MKHVIKTNTAPEALGSYSQAILANGLLFISGQIGLKPGDETLSGDFDTQTRQVFKNIEAVIEAAGGRVIDLMKLTVFVTDLNHAKTFNDIMVELFEKPFPARAMVEVSRLPKGALVEVEAIALLD
- a CDS encoding bifunctional GTP diphosphokinase/guanosine-3',5'-bis(diphosphate) 3'-diphosphatase; amino-acid sequence: MEPLFSPLEQSLATYLPEHEVEKVRQAFLLAEEAHAPQTRSSGEPYITHPVAVATILANMHFDAETVMAALLHDVIEDTEFSKQQIIERFGEQVGNLVDGVSKLTQFDFKTKAEAQAANFRKMMLAMASDIRVILIKLADRLHNMRTLGHLPPHKRRRIAKETLEIYAPIANRLGMRGFRDELQNLGFKALHPLRSKVLMAAVKKARGNRKEVIRSIEAALDKVLSDVGISEYKLMGREKSLFSIYRKMKEKHLHLNEIMDVYAFRIVVKSVDLCYRVLGSVHNLYKPVPERFKDYIAIPKANGYQSLHTTLFGPYGLPIEIQIRTEDMQNVAENGIASHWLYKEKGEAADEAQLRARNWIKGILDIQESTGNSIEFIENVKIELFPDEVYVFTPKGDILELPAGATAVDFAYAVHSDVGNSCIAVKIDRRLSPLSTALKNGQRVEIVCAPGARPNPAWLNFVVTGKARSNIRHYLKTQQREESIQLGQRMLDQALLQYSTTLEKLDTLQITRLIQALELETEDDLFEAIGLGNQMAPILAQRLVGAEPEALELQVGEAADKTLAIRGTEGMAVRFAKCCYPIPGDPVLGVLTSGRGIVVHREDCDTLNSFMQNHSDKCMPLRWEAELDQQFEVALIILVEDQRGALAALTGAVAGAESSIHAIQTRDRDERFVQIALVITVDDRTHLAQVIRRIRQIAAVEKIYRKKQSD
- a CDS encoding DNA-directed RNA polymerase subunit omega, yielding MARLTVEDCLKEIPNRFDLVLAAARRARQISKGAVPKVDWDNDKPTVVALREIATGHLNAYEDTLHEQQMEETITLDLEEDSAQ
- a CDS encoding guanylate kinase, whose product is MGTLFIISAPSGTGKTSLVKGMVESLSHISVSVSHTTRPARPGEINGVNYHFVDDATFESMLAEGDFLEHAQVYDYHYGTSKKAVADRLAQGRDVILEIEWQGARQVRQAFPNAVSIFILPPDQGALRERLESRGQDSVAVINKRLALAAQEIGYHAEYDYLVVNDQFEVALSDLRSIVRAEHCRQPEQEKRLAALLQSFTS
- a CDS encoding bifunctional heptose 7-phosphate kinase/heptose 1-phosphate adenyltransferase (catalyzes the phosphorylation of D-glycero-D-manno-heptose 7-phosphate to form D,D-heptose-1,7-bisphosphate and catalyzes transfer of ADP to D-glycero-D-manno-heptose 1-phosphate forming ADP-D,D-heptose), encoding MLDRYWYGPVSRVSPEAPVPVVKVNEVEDRPGGAGNVALNAASLGASVRLLGVIGNDEAGRKLDAKLQAAGVATELHVNHAQPTITKLRVLSRHQQLLRCDFEENWAGFVEREAFESAYIKALAHCDVVILSDYAKGTLYNAPHFIALAKKANKPVLVDPKSQDFSDYRGATLLTPNRQEFEYAVGQCEDEQAIALKARALMKACDFQAMLVTRSEHGMSLIEANEATHIPTQARDVFDVTGAGDTVIATLAVCVAAGLPYVDAMHCANTAAGIVVGRMGAASVSLPELKAALLPDEAALHGIVNEEQLGLAVAKARGKGEKIVFTNGCFDILHEGHVNYLTEARKQGARLIVAVNTDESVSANKGPSRPVNTLSRRMAVLAGLKSVDWVVPFADETPCRLLEQIKPDVLVKGGDYGIEAVVGADIVKAYGGEVKVLGLVEGVSTTATIKKIEGKA
- a CDS encoding aldo/keto reductase, whose protein sequence is MKYQAVSGIDRALSYIGLGTVKLGRDQGVKYPASFKIPSDKEAADLIALTKDLGVNVIDTAPAYGQSEARLGQLLKGQRDDWVIISKAGENFENGESTFDFSAGAIEDSVKRSLKRLSTDVIDMLLIHSNGDDARLIEEDDVFGTLSKLKQNGLIKTFGMSVKTVKGGELTLKYADAAMITLNPFDRECESLLPLAERLGKAVLIKKAFASGHAYAGDQRLTPAEIFQFLSAFSAITSVIVGTINPAHLRSNVRACF
- a CDS encoding FAD-dependent oxidoreductase; amino-acid sequence: MHIKSIKVNTVILGGGIAGLWLLHRLRKQGVDAVLLESDALGAGQTGASQGIIHGGVKYALNGVLNRASQSIADMPGIWQDCLLGYGEVDLSEAKTWSDSQYLWSPKRLGSRLKIFFASQLLRGRCDAVPREKMPAPFDTPAFKGQLYRLNESVVDVYSVLEALAKPFQEVVLSAPRSHTSIKVSQHKIQSIDVVHGEKVFHLQADNYVLATGEQNEALILHTRVVHSPMQRRPLRMALITFDGITPVYAHCFAKGNKPAITITSHKNENDEWVWYIGGEVAEKGAKQPPEKHRACVLKALKKGFPWLGFEHLRFDSFMVDRAEAWQPDGSRPDLPYVKNFGDVTVVWPTKLAFAPMVANEVMQHLKPSEHPASGLDHLTDWPKAQVAKAIWERV